In Chitinivibrio alkaliphilus ACht1, a genomic segment contains:
- a CDS encoding [Fe-Fe] hydrogenase large subunit C-terminal domain-containing protein codes for MHAPIYTEQRACQDCYKCVRQCPVKAIEVVNSSAVVNHTYCIFCGKCTLVCPAGAKKIRCDISRARNLLDTAETTILSLAPSYGAEFSDRSPEELIAEIQSLGFFGVSETALGAEIISDYLQHHPHDFTISTACPPVVELITTYLPHLLSHVSQAMSPLMAHACMLKEQYGPETKVIFAGPCPAKKLEADREDTAIDLALTFSELRELLRTQGESQKKHGGTFIPYGAHNGTRFPLDGGMSEVMKERGDTRQTLSYSGIDHIVETLKKTSAETMPPVFLELLSCAGGCINGAGCTTTNTTILRELSIIPGRKHPSVPALLHQSPHYSYGTNLPLTSPFFYPHEITTVLRDIGKYSAEDEINCAGCGYNSCRDFARACLLGKAETTMCVVHMRRQAEEKNDALLRTIPLGVVLVDSALRIVECNAKFMSLFSDIEFSLSHKELQQLRGKPLHQLIPCDALFSHLFEKKKKTHEIRQTIHNKIYRIFLFQINDHRQAGAIFQDITSPAVKAEEVIGKTEEVIQKNLSTVQTIASLLGENAAETQLMLNSIIETFRPSQEGESRGGASFY; via the coding sequence ATGCACGCCCCCATATACACAGAACAGCGAGCATGCCAAGACTGCTATAAATGTGTGCGACAATGCCCGGTAAAGGCCATTGAGGTAGTAAACTCCAGCGCGGTAGTAAATCATACGTACTGCATATTCTGCGGAAAATGCACCCTTGTGTGCCCCGCCGGTGCAAAAAAAATACGATGTGACATATCACGGGCTCGAAATCTGCTCGATACTGCTGAAACAACCATTCTCAGCCTTGCCCCAAGCTATGGCGCTGAGTTTTCTGACCGCTCTCCAGAAGAGCTTATTGCAGAAATACAGTCCCTCGGTTTTTTCGGTGTTTCAGAAACTGCCCTAGGAGCTGAAATCATCTCGGACTATCTACAACACCACCCCCATGATTTTACCATATCCACGGCGTGTCCGCCCGTGGTGGAACTCATTACAACCTATCTCCCCCATCTTCTCAGCCATGTATCTCAAGCAATGAGCCCACTAATGGCACATGCGTGTATGCTCAAAGAACAGTACGGCCCTGAAACGAAGGTTATTTTTGCCGGTCCCTGTCCTGCAAAGAAGCTTGAAGCGGATCGCGAGGACACCGCCATAGACCTGGCACTTACCTTCTCTGAGCTCAGAGAATTACTCCGTACACAGGGAGAATCGCAGAAGAAGCATGGAGGAACATTTATCCCTTATGGTGCTCACAATGGTACACGCTTTCCCCTTGATGGAGGGATGAGTGAAGTAATGAAAGAGCGGGGAGATACCCGTCAAACCCTTTCCTATTCCGGCATCGACCATATTGTGGAAACATTGAAGAAAACCTCCGCAGAGACAATGCCGCCGGTATTCCTAGAACTTCTCTCCTGTGCCGGAGGCTGTATTAACGGCGCCGGATGTACCACAACAAATACCACCATTCTTCGCGAACTCAGCATTATACCTGGTAGAAAACATCCATCTGTCCCAGCCCTTTTGCACCAGAGCCCCCACTATTCCTATGGTACGAACCTGCCCCTTACATCGCCCTTTTTTTACCCCCACGAAATAACTACGGTACTGAGAGATATCGGTAAATATTCTGCAGAAGACGAAATAAATTGCGCCGGCTGCGGCTATAATTCATGCCGCGATTTTGCCCGGGCCTGTTTGCTTGGAAAGGCAGAAACAACCATGTGTGTAGTTCACATGCGCCGACAAGCAGAAGAAAAAAATGATGCGCTATTACGCACCATCCCCCTCGGAGTTGTTCTTGTGGACAGTGCGCTACGTATTGTAGAGTGCAATGCAAAATTCATGTCTCTTTTTTCTGATATTGAGTTTTCTCTCTCTCACAAGGAGTTACAACAACTGCGAGGAAAACCTCTGCACCAGCTCATTCCCTGTGATGCCTTATTCTCCCATCTATTTGAAAAGAAAAAGAAGACCCATGAAATCCGTCAAACCATTCACAATAAAATTTACCGAATCTTCCTATTCCAGATAAACGATCATCGCCAAGCAGGCGCAATATTTCAAGATATTACCAGCCCCGCTGTAAAGGCTGAAGAAGTTATTGGAAAAACAGAAGAGGTGATTCAAAAGAACCTCTCCACCGTACAAACCATTGCTTCTCTCCTTGGAGAAAATGCCGCAGAGACGCAACTGATGCTCAACTCAATTATAGAAACATTTCGACCAAGTCAGGAGGGTGAAAGCCGTGGTGGAGCATCCTTTTATTGA
- a CDS encoding glycosyl hydrolase family 8 yields the protein MAVSFLLCLFFLCVPVAARVHRPFPQEVDYSRIYQVSEHTPSEVVATYYSRWKDAYLMEYEFTNGAYENSGRGYVLQAETNPSDVSGLGETISQSEAHGWAMIITVLMAGEERQAREIFDGLYRVFRNWSCKEHDDLMSWAVPLDGDLSSDRRLPSATDGDMDVAYALLLAHEQWGEEVLKGLISPIKRLLFVLLQPLKKIISSMHRRSIPKRSFSPPWYWDKS from the coding sequence ATGGCAGTGTCCTTTCTCTTGTGTCTGTTTTTTCTCTGTGTACCCGTAGCAGCACGAGTTCACCGTCCCTTTCCACAAGAAGTTGACTATTCTCGAATATATCAAGTGAGCGAACATACTCCAAGTGAAGTGGTGGCAACGTACTATTCACGGTGGAAGGACGCGTACCTGATGGAGTATGAATTCACCAATGGAGCCTATGAAAATTCCGGCAGAGGGTATGTCTTGCAAGCTGAAACAAATCCCTCTGATGTTTCCGGGTTGGGTGAGACCATTTCTCAGTCTGAAGCGCATGGGTGGGCAATGATTATTACGGTTTTAATGGCGGGGGAAGAAAGGCAGGCTCGGGAGATTTTTGATGGGCTGTATCGTGTGTTTCGTAACTGGTCATGCAAGGAGCACGATGATTTAATGTCATGGGCCGTACCTCTTGATGGTGACCTTTCTTCAGATCGTCGTTTACCTTCCGCAACAGATGGAGATATGGATGTTGCCTACGCACTTCTTCTTGCTCATGAGCAGTGGGGGGAGGAGGTCCTGAAGGGTTTGATCTCACCTATAAAGAGGCTGCTCTTCGTGTTATTACAGCCCTTGAAGAAAATAATATCCTCTATGCACCGCAGGAGCATCCCCAAGCGGAGTTTTTCCCCGCCTTGGTATTGGGACAAATCATGA
- a CDS encoding (2Fe-2S) ferredoxin domain-containing protein, producing the protein MHVKICMGSSCYSRGNNQNLALLEKMSSRTTEDVRIELTGQLCMEACKKGPHIEINSTAYTDVSPHDLPTLLAHHQRKE; encoded by the coding sequence GTGCACGTAAAAATTTGTATGGGAAGCTCCTGTTACAGCCGCGGAAATAATCAAAATCTGGCCCTACTTGAAAAGATGTCTTCACGAACAACTGAAGATGTACGCATAGAGCTCACGGGACAACTTTGCATGGAAGCATGCAAAAAGGGACCTCACATTGAAATTAATTCCACTGCCTACACAGACGTTTCTCCTCACGACCTCCCCACTCTATTGGCACACCATCAAAGGAAAGAGTAA
- a CDS encoding redox-sensing transcriptional repressor Rex codes for MRKNERGVPVPTVKRLPRYLTVLHELAAENALWVSATTIARRLELTPIQVRKDMAYTDIVGMPKRGYPVDGLIKEIRRFLGWHKNREAFLVGVGALGTALLGYTGFADKGLSILAGFDIDSDKVGTKIHGTEIFSLRRLTELVQRCSVSLGILTVPPKAAQDVADKMVAGGIRGIWNFSSLKLDVPTDVVVQDEDISAGLALLSIDLAE; via the coding sequence ATGAGAAAAAATGAACGGGGTGTTCCTGTTCCAACAGTTAAGAGACTTCCTCGTTATCTTACGGTGTTACATGAGCTTGCCGCAGAAAATGCCCTATGGGTTTCCGCAACCACCATCGCTCGTCGCTTGGAACTTACCCCAATACAGGTACGTAAAGACATGGCATACACCGATATTGTCGGTATGCCAAAGCGAGGGTATCCTGTGGATGGGCTCATAAAAGAAATTCGGCGATTTTTAGGATGGCATAAGAATCGGGAAGCTTTTTTGGTAGGGGTTGGAGCTTTAGGAACAGCCCTTTTGGGGTATACGGGTTTTGCTGATAAGGGCTTGTCTATCTTGGCAGGGTTTGATATTGATTCAGATAAGGTGGGTACCAAAATTCATGGTACTGAAATATTTTCCTTACGTCGTTTAACCGAGCTTGTTCAGCGATGTTCTGTCTCCTTGGGGATACTTACGGTACCGCCGAAAGCAGCTCAGGATGTAGCTGATAAAATGGTTGCTGGAGGGATTCGCGGTATTTGGAATTTTAGTTCTTTAAAACTCGATGTTCCCACGGATGTTGTGGTGCAGGATGAAGATATTTCTGCAGGTCTTGCGCTCTTATCAATTGATTTGGCAGAATAA